From Enterobacter pseudoroggenkampii, a single genomic window includes:
- the dppA gene encoding dipeptide ABC transporter periplasmic-binding protein DppA, whose protein sequence is MSISLKKSGMLKLGLSLVAMTVAASVQAKTLVYCSEGSPEGFNPQLFTSGTTYDASSVPIYNRLVEFKTGTTEVIPGLAEKWDVSEDGKTYTFHLRQGVKWQDSKEFKPTRDFNADDVVFSFDRQKNAQNPYHKVSGGSYEYFEGMGLPDLISEVKKVDDNTVQFVLTRPEAPFLADLAMDFASILSKEYADNMLKAGTPEKVDLNPIGTGPFQLLQYQKDSRILYKAFEGYWGTKPKIDRLVFSITPDASVRYAKLQKNECQVMPYPNPADIARMKQDKNINLLEQAGLNVGYLSFNTEKKPFDDVKVRQALTYAVNKEAIIKAVYQGAGVAAKNLIPPTMWGYNDDVKDYSYDPEKAKALLKEAGQDKGFTVELWAMPVQRPYNPNARRMAEMVQADWAKIGVQAKIVTYEWGEYLKRAKAGEHQAVMMGWTGDNGDPDNFFATLFSCAAAKDGSNYSRWCYKPFEDLIQPARATDDHNKRIELYKQAQVVMHDQAPALIVAHSTVYEPVRKEVKGYVVDPLGKHHFENVSVE, encoded by the coding sequence ATGAGTATTTCCTTGAAGAAGTCAGGGATGCTGAAGCTTGGTCTGAGCCTGGTGGCTATGACCGTGGCAGCAAGCGTACAGGCAAAAACCCTGGTTTACTGTTCTGAAGGCTCGCCGGAAGGCTTTAACCCACAGCTCTTTACCTCTGGTACGACTTACGACGCAAGCTCTGTACCGATCTATAACCGTCTGGTTGAATTCAAAACCGGTACCACGGAAGTGATTCCGGGTCTGGCCGAGAAGTGGGACGTCAGCGAAGACGGTAAAACCTATACCTTCCACCTGCGCCAGGGCGTGAAGTGGCAGGACAGCAAAGAGTTCAAACCAACGCGTGACTTTAACGCCGACGACGTGGTGTTCTCCTTCGACCGTCAGAAAAACGCCCAGAACCCGTACCACAAAGTGTCTGGCGGCAGCTATGAATACTTCGAAGGGATGGGTCTGCCGGACCTAATCTCTGAAGTGAAAAAAGTGGACGATAATACCGTTCAGTTCGTGCTGACGCGTCCGGAAGCACCGTTCCTGGCTGACCTGGCCATGGACTTCGCCTCAATCCTCTCTAAAGAGTATGCGGACAACATGCTCAAAGCCGGTACGCCGGAGAAAGTCGACCTGAACCCAATCGGTACCGGTCCATTCCAACTGCTGCAGTACCAGAAAGATTCCCGCATTCTGTATAAAGCGTTCGAAGGCTACTGGGGCACCAAGCCGAAGATCGACCGCCTGGTCTTCTCCATCACGCCTGATGCGTCAGTGCGTTACGCAAAACTGCAGAAAAATGAATGCCAGGTGATGCCGTACCCGAACCCGGCTGACATCGCCCGCATGAAGCAGGACAAGAACATCAACCTGCTGGAGCAGGCTGGCCTGAACGTGGGCTATCTCTCCTTCAACACCGAGAAGAAACCGTTTGATGACGTGAAAGTGCGTCAGGCGCTGACCTACGCGGTGAACAAAGAAGCGATCATCAAGGCGGTTTACCAGGGGGCAGGCGTTGCAGCCAAAAACCTGATCCCACCAACCATGTGGGGCTATAACGACGACGTTAAAGACTACAGCTACGATCCTGAGAAAGCGAAAGCGCTGCTGAAAGAAGCGGGCCAGGATAAAGGCTTCACCGTTGAGCTGTGGGCGATGCCGGTACAGCGTCCGTACAACCCGAACGCACGCCGTATGGCAGAAATGGTTCAGGCTGACTGGGCTAAGATTGGCGTTCAGGCCAAGATTGTGACCTACGAGTGGGGCGAGTACCTGAAGCGCGCCAAAGCGGGTGAGCACCAGGCAGTCATGATGGGCTGGACCGGTGATAACGGGGATCCGGACAACTTCTTCGCCACCCTGTTCAGCTGCGCGGCGGCAAAAGACGGTTCTAATTACTCTCGCTGGTGCTACAAGCCGTTTGAAGACCTGATCCAGCCAGCGCGTGCGACCGACGATCACAACAAACGTATTGAACTGTACAAGCAGGCACAGGTTGTTATGCACGATCAGGCTCCGGCGCTGATTGTTGCGCACTCCACCGTGTACGAGCCAGTGCGTAAAGAAGTGAAGGGCTACGTGGTTGATCCACTGGGCAAACACCACTTCGAAAACGTATCTGTTGAATAA
- the dppB gene encoding dipeptide ABC transporter permease DppB: protein MLQFILRRLGLVIPTFIGITLLTFAFVHMIPGDPVMIMAGERGISPERHAQLLAELGLDKPMWQQYLHYIWGVLHGDLGISLKSRLPVWDEFVPRFKATLELGVCAMIFATAVGIPVGVLAAVKRGSIFDHTAVGLALTGYSMPIFWWGMMLIMLVSVQLNLTPVSGRVSDMVFLDDTNPLTGFMLIDTAIWGEEGNFMDAVAHMILPAMVLGTIPLAVIVRMTRSSMLEVLGEDYIRTARAKGLTRMRVIIVHALRNAMLPVVTVIGLQVGTLLAGAILTETIFSWPGLGRWLIDALQRRDYPVVQGGVLLVATMIILVNLLVDLLYGVVNPRIRHKK from the coding sequence ATGTTGCAGTTCATCCTCCGACGTCTGGGACTTGTTATCCCCACGTTTATCGGTATCACCCTTCTCACTTTTGCCTTCGTCCATATGATCCCCGGCGACCCGGTAATGATTATGGCGGGCGAGCGTGGTATTTCCCCTGAGCGCCATGCACAGCTGCTGGCGGAACTCGGTCTCGATAAGCCGATGTGGCAGCAGTACCTCCACTATATATGGGGCGTGTTGCACGGTGATTTAGGGATTTCGCTGAAAAGCCGTCTTCCGGTGTGGGACGAGTTCGTGCCGCGTTTTAAAGCGACACTGGAGCTTGGCGTCTGCGCCATGATTTTCGCCACTGCGGTGGGTATTCCTGTCGGGGTACTGGCTGCCGTCAAGCGTGGCTCTATTTTCGACCATACCGCCGTGGGCCTGGCGCTGACCGGCTACTCCATGCCTATCTTCTGGTGGGGCATGATGCTGATCATGCTGGTCTCGGTGCAGCTTAACCTGACACCGGTCTCCGGGCGCGTCAGCGATATGGTCTTCCTGGATGACACCAACCCGCTCACCGGCTTTATGCTGATTGATACGGCTATCTGGGGTGAAGAGGGCAACTTCATGGATGCCGTCGCGCATATGATCCTGCCTGCCATGGTGCTGGGCACCATTCCTCTGGCGGTGATCGTGCGTATGACCCGTTCATCGATGCTGGAAGTGCTGGGCGAGGATTACATCCGCACCGCCCGCGCCAAGGGCCTGACGCGTATGCGCGTCATTATCGTCCATGCGCTGCGTAACGCCATGCTGCCGGTTGTGACCGTTATCGGTCTCCAGGTGGGGACGTTGCTGGCGGGGGCGATCCTGACCGAAACCATCTTCTCATGGCCGGGCCTGGGACGCTGGCTGATTGACGCGCTGCAGCGCCGTGATTATCCGGTAGTGCAGGGCGGTGTACTGCTGGTCGCGACGATGATTATCCTCGTCAACCTGCTGGTCGATTTGCTGTACGGCGTGGTGAACCCGCGTATTCGTCATAAGAAGTAA
- the dppC gene encoding dipeptide ABC transporter permease DppC has product MSQVSENKVVAAPVPMTPMQEFWHYFKRNKGAVVGLVYVAIMILIAVFANVLAPYNPADQFRDALLAPPAWQDGGSLAHLLGTDDVGRDVLSRLMYGARLSLLVGCLVVVLSLIMGVVLGLVAGYFGGIVDNIIMRIVDIMLALPSLLLALVLVAIFGPSIGNAALALTFVALPHYVRLTRAAVLVEVNRDYVTASRVAGAGAMRQMFVNIFPNCLAPLIVQASLGFSNAILDMAALGFLGMGAQPPTPEWGTMLSDVLQFAQSAWWVVTFPGLAILLTVLAFNLMGDGLRDALDPKLKQ; this is encoded by the coding sequence ATGTCACAGGTTTCTGAAAACAAAGTTGTTGCTGCACCGGTTCCGATGACGCCGATGCAGGAGTTCTGGCACTACTTCAAGCGCAACAAAGGCGCGGTGGTAGGGCTGGTGTATGTCGCAATCATGATCCTGATTGCGGTGTTTGCAAACGTGCTTGCGCCGTATAACCCGGCGGATCAGTTCCGCGATGCGCTGCTTGCGCCACCTGCGTGGCAGGATGGCGGCAGCCTGGCGCACCTGCTGGGTACCGATGATGTGGGGCGCGATGTGCTGTCCCGTCTCATGTACGGCGCGCGTCTGTCGCTGCTGGTCGGCTGCCTGGTTGTTGTGCTGTCGCTGATCATGGGCGTCGTACTCGGCCTGGTTGCCGGCTACTTCGGCGGCATCGTTGATAACATCATCATGCGTATCGTCGACATCATGCTGGCGCTGCCAAGCCTGCTGCTGGCGCTGGTGCTGGTGGCGATCTTCGGCCCGTCGATCGGTAACGCCGCGCTGGCGCTGACCTTCGTGGCGCTTCCTCACTACGTGCGTTTAACCCGCGCGGCGGTGCTGGTGGAAGTGAACCGCGATTACGTCACCGCGTCTCGCGTGGCGGGTGCCGGTGCGATGCGCCAGATGTTCGTTAATATCTTCCCTAACTGCCTTGCGCCGCTGATTGTTCAGGCGTCGCTCGGTTTCTCTAACGCCATTCTTGATATGGCCGCTCTTGGCTTCCTGGGCATGGGTGCGCAGCCGCCAACACCGGAGTGGGGCACCATGCTCTCCGACGTGTTGCAGTTCGCACAAAGCGCCTGGTGGGTTGTCACCTTCCCGGGTCTGGCAATCCTGCTGACGGTGCTGGCATTTAACCTGATGGGTGATGGCCTGCGTGATGCGCTTGATCCCAAACTGAAGCAGTAA
- the dppD gene encoding dipeptide ABC transporter ATP-binding protein, whose product MALLNVDKLSVHFGDEGTPFRAVDRISYSVNQGEVVGIVGESGSGKSVSSLAIMGLIDYPGRVMAENLQFNGQDLKRISEKQRRQLVGAEVAMIFQDPMTSLNPCYTVGFQIMEAIKVHQGGNKKTRRQRAIDLLNQVGIPDPASRLDVYPHQLSGGMSQRVMIAMAIACRPKLLIADEPTTALDVTIQAQIIELLLELQQKENMALVLITHDLALVAEAAHKIIVMYAGQVVETGNSHDIFRAPRHPYTQALLRALPEFAQDKARLASLPGVVPGKYDRPQGCLLNPRCPYATDKCRAEEPELNQLADGRQSKCHYPLDDAGRPTL is encoded by the coding sequence ATGGCGTTATTAAATGTAGATAAATTATCGGTGCACTTTGGCGACGAAGGCACTCCGTTTCGCGCCGTGGACCGCATCAGCTACAGCGTAAATCAGGGCGAAGTGGTTGGTATCGTCGGGGAGTCCGGTTCAGGTAAGTCAGTGAGCTCACTGGCGATCATGGGGCTGATTGATTACCCGGGCCGCGTGATGGCGGAAAACCTGCAGTTCAACGGTCAGGACCTGAAGCGCATTTCTGAAAAACAGCGCCGCCAGCTGGTGGGCGCGGAAGTGGCGATGATTTTCCAGGATCCGATGACCAGCCTGAACCCATGCTACACCGTCGGTTTCCAGATTATGGAAGCGATTAAGGTGCATCAGGGCGGGAATAAGAAAACCCGTCGTCAGCGCGCGATCGATCTGCTCAACCAGGTGGGTATTCCTGACCCGGCTTCGCGTCTGGACGTTTACCCGCACCAGCTCTCAGGCGGGATGAGCCAGCGCGTGATGATCGCGATGGCGATTGCCTGTCGACCAAAACTGCTGATTGCGGATGAACCGACGACGGCGCTGGATGTGACCATCCAGGCACAGATCATCGAACTGCTGCTGGAGCTGCAGCAGAAAGAGAACATGGCGCTGGTGCTGATTACGCACGATCTGGCGCTGGTGGCCGAAGCCGCGCACAAAATCATCGTGATGTATGCCGGCCAGGTGGTCGAGACCGGAAATTCGCACGATATCTTCCGCGCGCCGCGTCACCCGTATACCCAGGCGCTTTTACGCGCGCTGCCGGAGTTTGCTCAGGATAAAGCGCGTCTGGCGTCGCTGCCGGGTGTGGTGCCGGGTAAATATGACCGTCCGCAGGGCTGCCTGCTCAATCCGCGCTGTCCGTATGCGACGGACAAATGCCGGGCGGAAGAGCCAGAGCTGAACCAGCTGGCTGACGGTCGTCAGTCGAAATGCCACTACCCACTCGATGATGCCGGGAGGCCAACACTATGA
- the dppF gene encoding dipeptide ABC transporter ATP-binding subunit DppF → MSTQQATTQQPLLQAIDLKKYYPVKKGLFAPERLVKALDGVSFNLERGKTLAVVGESGCGKSTLGRLLTMIEVPTGGELYYQGQDLLKHDPQAQKLRRQKIQIVFQNPYGSLNPRKKVGQILEEPLLINSNLSKEQRREKALAMMAKVGLKTEHYDRYPHMFSGGQRQRIAIARGLMLDPDVVIADEPVSALDVSVRAQVLNLMMDLQQELGLSYVFISHDLSVVEHIADEVMVMYLGRCVEKGTKDQIFNNPRHPYTQALLSATPRLNPDDRRERIKLTGELPSPLNPPPGCAFNARCSRRFGPCTQLQPQLKDYGGQLVACFAVDQDENGEKPQA, encoded by the coding sequence ATGAGTACGCAACAGGCCACCACGCAACAACCGCTGTTGCAGGCCATCGATCTGAAAAAATACTACCCGGTGAAGAAGGGATTGTTTGCCCCTGAACGCCTGGTGAAAGCGCTGGACGGCGTCTCTTTTAACCTCGAACGCGGTAAAACGCTGGCGGTGGTGGGGGAGTCAGGCTGCGGCAAATCCACGCTGGGTCGTCTGCTGACGATGATTGAAGTGCCGACTGGCGGGGAGCTTTATTATCAGGGCCAGGATCTGCTCAAGCACGATCCGCAGGCGCAGAAGCTGCGCCGCCAGAAAATCCAGATTGTGTTCCAGAACCCGTATGGATCTTTGAACCCGCGTAAAAAAGTCGGACAGATTCTGGAAGAGCCGCTGCTGATCAACAGTAATCTGAGCAAGGAGCAGCGTCGCGAAAAAGCGCTGGCGATGATGGCGAAGGTCGGCCTCAAAACCGAGCATTACGATCGCTATCCGCACATGTTCTCCGGCGGCCAGCGTCAGCGTATCGCGATTGCTCGCGGGCTGATGCTCGATCCGGACGTGGTGATTGCCGATGAGCCGGTCTCTGCGCTCGACGTATCCGTACGTGCGCAGGTACTGAACCTGATGATGGATCTCCAGCAGGAGCTGGGGCTGTCTTACGTGTTCATCTCCCACGACCTGTCGGTGGTGGAGCATATTGCCGATGAAGTGATGGTGATGTACCTGGGACGCTGCGTGGAGAAGGGGACCAAAGACCAGATCTTTAATAACCCTCGCCACCCGTACACCCAGGCGCTGCTGTCTGCGACGCCGCGTCTCAACCCGGACGATCGTCGCGAGCGTATTAAGCTGACGGGCGAACTGCCAAGTCCGCTGAATCCACCGCCGGGATGTGCATTCAACGCCCGCTGCAGTCGCCGCTTCGGCCCGTGCACCCAGCTCCAGCCGCAGCTGAAGGATTATGGCGGCCAACTGGTTGCCTGCTTCGCGGTCGATCAGGATGAAAATGGTGAGAAGCCACAGGCATAA
- the coaA gene encoding type I pantothenate kinase: MSKKEQTLMTPYLHFNRSQWAALRDSVPMTLTEGEIARLKGINEDLSLEEVAEIYLPLSRLLNFYISSNLRRQAVLEQFLGTNGQRIPYIISIAGSVAVGKSTTARVLQALLSRWPEHRSVELITTDGFLHPNEVLKERGLMKKKGFPLSYDMHRLVKFVSDLKSGVPHVTAPVYSHLIYDRIPGGDKTVVQPDILILEGLNVLQSGMDYPHDPHHVFVSDFVDFSIYVDAPEDLLQNWYINRFLKFREGAFTDPDSYFHHYAQLSEEEAINVATGLWNEINYVNLKENILPTRERASLILTKSEKHAVDQIRLRK; this comes from the coding sequence ATGAGCAAAAAAGAGCAAACGTTAATGACGCCTTATCTTCACTTTAACCGCAGCCAGTGGGCTGCCCTGCGTGATTCCGTCCCTATGACGCTGACGGAAGGTGAAATCGCACGGTTAAAAGGGATAAACGAAGATCTGTCCCTGGAAGAGGTGGCAGAAATTTATCTCCCCCTCTCTCGCTTGCTTAACTTCTATATCAGCTCGAACCTGCGCCGCCAGGCCGTGCTGGAGCAGTTTCTCGGGACGAACGGTCAACGCATTCCTTATATCATTAGTATCGCAGGCAGCGTGGCCGTGGGTAAAAGTACCACCGCGCGTGTCCTGCAGGCGCTGTTGAGCCGCTGGCCAGAACACCGCAGCGTGGAGCTGATCACCACCGACGGCTTCCTGCACCCGAACGAAGTGTTAAAAGAACGCGGGCTGATGAAGAAGAAGGGCTTCCCGCTTTCTTATGATATGCATCGTCTGGTGAAATTTGTCTCTGACCTGAAATCCGGCGTACCGCACGTCACTGCACCCGTCTATTCGCATCTGATCTACGATCGCATCCCGGGTGGGGATAAAACGGTGGTCCAGCCGGACATCCTGATTCTGGAAGGTCTGAACGTACTGCAAAGCGGGATGGACTATCCTCACGATCCGCATCACGTCTTCGTCTCGGATTTCGTCGATTTCTCTATCTATGTCGATGCGCCGGAAGACCTGCTGCAGAACTGGTACATCAACCGTTTCCTGAAGTTCCGCGAAGGGGCGTTCACCGATCCGGACTCCTATTTCCACCATTACGCCCAGCTTTCTGAAGAAGAAGCGATCAATGTGGCAACGGGGCTGTGGAATGAGATCAACTACGTGAACCTCAAAGAGAACATCCTGCCGACGCGCGAGCGTGCGAGCCTGATCCTCACCAAGAGCGAGAAGCACGCCGTAGACCAGATTCGCCTGCGGAAATAA